A segment of the Salvelinus namaycush isolate Seneca chromosome 3, SaNama_1.0, whole genome shotgun sequence genome:
TCCTCAAGAAGGCAAGTGGACTGACTCACTGTCTGACAGTTATCCCATATCTGGTGCAATGGACTGAGGGACAGGCAAACTGTTGGGAGTTGGACATTGATAACCTTAGGTAAAGTGCCTCCTCCCAACCAGAGCTGGGGCTATCTTGTCTCTATTTCCACTTATCAGTTTAGTTGCACATCAATTCTATCCATAGCGGCACAATTCAATTGAACCCAAACCCTTCTTAGCTTTTTCTCCTAGATGATTTTCCAGGAAGTGGAACATTTGGGCACAATTTAAACCAATGTAAGCCAAACGTGTAGGCAGAATGACTTTCTCAAACCTGTAACAGGGATCCGTACCTATGTGGGAGGAGCTGTGAGGGTCCATGCTCGATCATTAcattatttagcagacgctcttatccagagagacttacaggagcagccttgctcaaggacagatGGTTGGGATAGTTGGCCTTAGGGGTACAGTCTACAATGTGAAAGAACAAATGCAACTAGTCATCTGTGCCTGTCCGAATCTCTAGAAATCAAATGGTGTGATTGTCTGCTGAAGGTGTAGATGGTGTTAATTGGCATTATACTGTGGGATTAAAGATGATTTTTGTTATTCCATCTCCCAGTTGAATTGTTCCATGCTGTCTTGTGCATGTCTCCAACTGAGGGACAAGCTGATGTTGTTTCTGCTGCTTTGTTCAGCAACTGTATCCATGTGGCTAATGAATTACATTTTGTTTGGGGAAATGTTTGCATGGTCAGATAATTATACATTTTCTGCCTGACTTAATGTCGGGTTTTTTGTTGTTTCTTACATCTGTAGAATAGCATGTGTCTCTGCCAGAAGCATACAGCTCTAAACAGAAAACGTCATGTGTGCTCTGACCTCCGTCCTCAAGTTAGGCCTCTGAAACTGAACTCCGTGGGAGATGGATGCCCTGGCGTGTCTGATTGTTGATTCACGGACTGTGTGCCAGGAATAGTTGTTCCTTTTCATGTTGTTTCCTTTCTCACTTCCGTTTCCTCCCTCCAGGTGATCCAGTGGTGCACCCACCATAAAGACGACCCCCCTCCCCCCGAGGATGACGAGAACAAGGAGAAGAGGACGGACGACATTCCCGTCTGGGACCAGGAATTCCTCAAAGTGGACCAAGGGACCCTCTTCGAACTCATTCTGGTGTGTACCTACCACCCCCCCCTGCCACTCACTCACAGAAACAGTTTGACACCTGCACACATACAAAGTGGAAGTGTCTCAGGTCTTGAATTTAGGCAATGGCTTAGCTGAACATACCACACCAGTTAAGCTAGTAGGTGCTTAATAAAATGTAATAAAGTTATAACTGGAGGTAGTAGTAGTTCATTACTAAAGAGCCTTACACACAGTCAAAAAAGCAGAAAAGTTCCCGACAGTTTATCCAAAATCTTAAACTCTGGTGGTACAAAACGCCTCCACTATGTTACCACTGGATTATCCAATGAAACACCCCAGGAAAAGGGATCCATCCCCCTGTAATTCGATTGGTCACCGAGGGGAGGCACAGGTGGCAAATATTTGAACTTGTGCGTCAGAGAAATTCGCTGTGCATGTGCCGTCCCTCCCTGTGCTGCTGCCGCCGAGGTGGGAGGCAAATCTGCCACCGGCTTTGCATAGAAACACATGGAGACGGCTGCGTTTTCTCTTCCTGTGTGTAAGCGGCTCAGGAAGTATCAGCTATGTGCATATGAAGTTAAACAAGCAGCCTTGCATGGCTCTTGTGCAGTGATTTGCGCAATATGTTCTTGTAGCGCTCAGGGCTTCTAGGAACTGTAACACAAGTCTGTCATTTGAGGAGTAGGTTTTACCCAGCTCCTGAGACCTGTTTACTCGGCCTAAGCCCAGGGCTGCAGTAGTTCACTTGAAAGGCAGTATTTGCAGTTGTTTTCTTTTCATCTTCATCCTCctattattttctttttttaaatgtttaggCCGCAAACTATTTGGACATCAAAGGACTGCTAGATGTCACCTGCAAGACGGTGGCCAACATGATAAAAGGCAAGACCCCAGAGGAGATCAGGAAGACGTTCAATATCAAAAATGACTTCACAGAGGAGGAGGAAGCCCAGGTAATACGGCCTTCTGTGGTTTTCAGGatgtcccacatggcaccctatacAGTCACAGTGCACTACCTTTTTTTGacgagccctataggccctggtcaaaagtaatactCTATAAAATGAATAAGGTGTTATTTAGGGCAGAACCGCAGTCCTGAATGCGGAGCTGCCTTGTGATAATATACATTTGAGCCATGTGACAGTGTGTGCTGCTTTTCCATTCCCACTCTCCCCAGGTACGCAAGGAGAACCAGTGGTGTGAAGAGAAATAAAGGAGGATCATGCCAACACTAATACACTGAAAGGATTGTTCCATTAACTGGTTGCACTGCGCTGTTCATACGTGTTAATATTATATTTAGTCTATTAGAGCGCCCCCCTATAGCATGACCATTTCTATTGCTTGTGCAAAAGAATTTAAAAAGCTATTTCATGTTTTTACAAATGTTACTTCACATATTCACATGAGATGCATAGTCTGGTCTTTACAATTTAACTCCTTTTTTGAATTGCTATAGTTGTCTTTTTTTACTGAAtatcttattattatttttctttttgAGTCAACTGAATAAATTGCTTTTTTTTGACTGAAATGATAGCGCAGTGCAGAATTTTGTAAATGCAGCCTCTTCTGTGCTGTCTTCTTAAAGTCATGATAAGGAGACAAGCTGTCGTAGGAGATTTGAAGTGGGGCTAAACGTGTGCAAAATGTCCTGTGGATTGGAAGTGCTTGTCGAAGAAGTAAATGTGTGCGAGCTGTTTGTCACTCAACTTAGGGTATTTACCTAGCTTAGTACTATTGGAATATTTTCTCAGTTCTGCTCTGAAGATGACATTTAGGGTTAACACCCATTGAATTCCAGGAGTTAATAAATtacttaaaataatgtctgtctgtctgctgtttgTGATTGTACATCTAATGGGAAATAGTGAGGAAACTGATCCAGATTTTCAAAATACTTTAATACATCAAACAAAAATGAGCACATCAAAGGCAGAAGTCTTTCAATGtgtaaaaaaaatagaaaagacaGACATCAGTACACCTTTTTTATGTGTGGTCATTCTGATACGAGCAGTCCCCAAATCTAAGATGTGTGTTAACATTAGAGCACCCTCTGATGGACTAGACATTGATTGAACAAACAGAAAAGCCTTGCTGTACACCACCTACAGTATCTCCAAAGTAAGCAGGGTTTGACACTTGCAAGCAGTAAATTAAAGCCATTGTTTTTCACATATATTTTTGGTACACTTAGGTGGAACATGAACACACTGAAAAGGATTGACACAGCTGTGATAACTTCAATGAAAGGAAAAGCTAACGCAAAACTTCTGCACAAAATGTGTTTTTCTCTCAGAAAATGggtgtaaaataaaaaatgatattGCTTTTAGTGGAAAACTGAAATTAGAGACTAAAATAACAACGTTGGGAGAAAAAAAATGTTCATTTTTACATAACAAAACTTACATTTTATGTAGGGAATTCAACATAAAACTTTAGAACACAATGAAATATAGTACTCATTTGGTCTTTAGTTTACAGCAGGGTTCTTTAATCTTTTTCAGCTtgagacccaaatgagaaattaACAGTCCTCATGTTACTCAAATCGTCCTCCATTGAACCAAATTAAGAAGAAATAGTGTATGAAGGAAGATGTATTCTCATAACTCGCGACCCACCTCTAACATCCCAGGGCCCACTTTGGGTCCTGACCCATAGTTTTAGAAACCCTGGTTTACAGAATGTTCAGTCAGAGGCAGTTTAGGACTGCtgaatttcattttttattatataATGGAGGCTTTTTGACACCAGGAAACAAATTAATCTCCCAAACTGCATCCTTTTGAACAAACACCAATGATGTTTTAATACTCTGTGAGAGACCTACATCAAAATAATGTATCTAGCAAGAATTTGACTGACAAGCAGGAAGTGCCTAAAACAAATGAACATAACAGAGATGAGTCTCTCCGAGGGGAGACAAGAACATGTCTACACAGTGAAAAACACTGTCACTTCTACCTTGAAGCTTCAACCTTATACGACATCATTAATCAATATAAATACTATCTATTCTGGAAAAGGTTCCTTTGACACGTCTGAAAGTCTTATGAAAAGGAGGAGTACAGTACTCCTCTGTAAAAATCTTTGGAAATGGAATCAATTCGATTTTAGGCAGTGAGGAAGAGAAGCAGTTATCATCCCGGCAATATTAAAATGACATGAGCACTGAGTAAATCAGTCAGGAGTCAGTTAGTCATATTGATGTGAATGGCATCCTCTCCCAGACACAATGCTCTGTCATTGTTTTTGGATGTTTGTGGTGAAGGTCTTTCTCCAGCGTTTTGCTCCCCACTCCTTGTTTGGTCCTGATGACGTTgggctttgtctgtctgtctggcggtGTGTTGGGATGGTGCGAGGAAGTGTGAGAGGGGACAGGACAGGTGAGGCTGGCTAGTGAGACTTGGGCAGGGTACagtcatgatgatgatgactgaGATTGTCGTGCTGTTGGGATGATTCTATTAAAGCTTTGAGAGAAAGTTCTGTGGTCTTGGGTTTTGAGAGGATAAGGGGCGTGTGTTGTTTGCTGGGCTGGGGGTGCAGAGGGATGTGTGAGGGGGAAGCAGGCGAGGGCGAGCTGGGCAGGGAGGGGTGCTGAGGGGGGACGCCGTCGACGGGGGAGGGGGGCGAGTCTATAGCGCTTCCATCGGAAGAAGTGGGGCTGGCGCACCATCCTCCTTGAAGGTATCGAACGCACTTCTTTTTCCTCCTAGGAACAGTCAAGAGAGTTATCTGTGAATAAAGCGTGGATGCAAAGCGTCACCAAAATGAACTTTTTTACTGTTTTCAACATGATTGAATTGAGTTTGAAGACCCCAAAAGAGCAAATCCATTGAATACCATCAAATATGTTTTCATAGATCATCCACCACCATTTCCTTCAAATCATGAATGATTTTTGTGGTTGTTCTCGTGATCATTAGAAATGTTGTTTTCTAAGCTAAATTGAAAGTGAACAATAATCCCATGATTATTACCAGAACCCAACATGAGTCACTTAGTGCCTGCGCAAGAGAAGGTGCGAGGAAATATTTAgagatggggaggaagagagagcgattCTAAATGTCAGAGTTCACTATCAAAAGCTGCACTGCCTGACCGCATGAATGGAGAAAGTTGAAGGCAGATGAGCATGAGAAATGGCATCAAAGTGCAGAGCGGCTGTGCATGTGCgagattgtgtgtgtctgtgtgtgcgttcATCTGCGGTGATCAGGATTCGCTCTAACCACATTCACCTCCCTTTGTTCTCTTGCAGCGCAACACACATACAACACGCACAGTGGTCAGGAGATTTCCATGATGTGACGGCATGGTGGGGAAGGCAGGGCAGGTACCTCTACACTGATGTGACTTTGAGTGTGCAGATGTGTAAAGGAATAAAGGAGAAGAGATTGAGTTGGTAAAAAAAAGGCACTGATGATGAGCATGACTGATCATCCAtccactgtaaataaataaaaaatgtctgcTTTGTCATTTCTACCAATAGCATAACCAAGAAATATCTGTTTTAAGCAGAgaacatctacagttgaagttggaagtttacataaaccttagccaaatacattttaaactcagtttttttcacaattccttgcatttaatcgtagtaaaaattccctgtcttaggtcagttaggatcaccactttattttaagaatgtgaaatgtcagaataatagtagagagaattacttatttcagcttttatttctttcatcacattcccagtgggtcagaagtttacatacattcaattagtttttggtagcattgcctttaaattgtttaacttgggtcaaatgtttagggtagccttccacaagcttcccacaataagttgggtgaattttgtccgattcctcctgacagagctggtgtaactcagtcaggtttgtaggcctccttgttcgcacacgctttttcagttctgcccacaaattttctataggattgaggtcagggcttcgtgatggccactccaataccttgactttgttgtccttaagccattttgccacaactttgagagtatgcttggggtcattgtccatttggaagacccatttgcgaccaagctttaacttcctgactgatgtcttgagatgttgcttcaatatatccacataattttccatcctcatgatgccatctattttgtgaagtgtactagtacctcctgcagcaaagcacccccacaacatgatgctgccaccaccatgcttcacggttgggatggtgttcttcggcttgcaagcgtcccccttttcctccaaacataacgatggtcattatggccaaacagttctatttttgtttcatcagaccagaggacatttctccaaaaagtacgatctttgtccccatgtgcagttgcaaaccgaagtctggcatttttatggtggttttggagcagtggcttcttcgttgctgagcggcctttcaggttatgtcgatataggattcgttttactgtgggtatagatacttttgtacctgtttcctccagcaacttcacaaggtcctttgctgttgttctgggattgatttgcacttttcacaccaaagtacgttcgtcactaggagacagaatgcgtctccttcctgggcggtatgacggctgcgtggtcccatggtgtttatacttgcgtactattgtttgtacagatgaacatggtaccttcaggcatttggaaattgctcccaaggatgtatcagacttgtggaggtctacaatgttttttctgaggtcttggctgatttcttttgattttcccatgatgtcaagcaaagaggcactgagtttgaaggtaggccttgaaatacatccacaggtacacctccaattgactcaaattatgtcaattagcctatcagaagcttctaaagccatgacataattttctggaattttacaagctgtttaaaggcacagtcaacttagtgtatgtaaacttctgacccactggaattgtgatacagtgaattataagtgaaataatctgtctgtaaacaattgttggagaaattacttgccaaactatagtttgttaacaagaaatttgtggagtggttgaaaaacgagttttaacgactccaaccaaagtgtatgtaaacttccaacttcaactgtatgtgtgaaaCCCTTTCCTCCCCTCAGAACTACAGGACCTCTCTCCCACTTTCCTTTGATCATAATCACCCATCATCCCCACCTCTACACCCACAAATCCCTGAGGAGACACCCACCCCATCACCAGCCAGCAAAGCAGCTTTAGTTTCCAATACAGCCTCCTGGAACCCCAGTACGCTGGCGTTCTCTACCTGTAGGGGGCGACGTGGGTCACAGGGTTAGTGAGATGAGTGCATGCAGAGCACAGCAGTGGGCTGAGGCACGCtcacagaggagggagagaggggtagcaGAGCGAGAGGGCGAGAGATACACACCTGCAGGGACCACACCAGTCCGTTTGTTGGTTGAGGCCGAAGCGAGCTCTGCATTTCTTAGGAGAGCCAGGGTCTGAGCACAAGGCAACATGCGCATGGGAAAGAAgtaaggaaagagaggaagagatgaagaaagaaagaaagagagagagagagagagagagagagagagagagagagagagagagagagagcagatcaGATCAGATTAGATAAAGAGGTCAGTGCAGACGTTGACGCATTGACAGAGATGGTAAATCAGAAAGCCATCAAACCAGACTGTTAGTGCCcaagtcaacaacaacaacaacaacccataACTGCAGCCAGAACAGAGTAGAGGGAGCAGGAGCTCCATTCCCAACAGGCATTGAGGTCACTAGGGAAGAGAGGAACACTTCAAGTGGGAAGTCTGCCATGCGTTCAAACTCTGCTAGTTAGAGTAGCAGAGACCCAGTCCGAGTAGAGGATAGTCGACCAGTGAAGTTGTTTCAAACGCTAGAATAGGGCTTGACGTTTTGGTATGTTGTATTGAAGCGTGGTGGTTTGGCCTGAGAGGATGTTGAAGGTTGTTAATTGAACATTACCTGTGGTGGAGTCCTGCtgcttctctctttttcttctcttcttcttgcCCTGTTGGAACACACCACCAGACGCACAGAGAGTCAGTAGGGGGGACGGGGTCCTATACACCACCGGGACAGTATCTGTCAGTGACATCTCGATGACAACCATGGGAGAACCACGTCGTGATATTCACCATGTTCATGAGACTTAAGTCAACTGTACCAGAGACGGCCCAATTCACAAGTCGTGGAATGGGGGTGAATGAGGGCACTTCATGATCACTCAGGCCACAAGTTACGATGACAGTAGAAGAGAAGGGAAAGAACTCGAATGATCTACAGTAATATTGCTGTAAACTCCATAGGCTATACAGTGGGGCCTTAATAGTATGGTTGGGGTTGTTCTCATGAAGAGAGTAATAAAGTCTCAAGTCTCATATTGGGGAGAGGATGTGGGAACAGCTCTTGGATGCCTAGACTCGTCTACCCTCACTGCTCCCtaaagcattgtgtgtgtgtggttacggCTTGCGGAAGAAAACCCCACGACTGCGTAGGTGGACCTTCACTTCCTGTTTTGCTAACAGATCACATGACTACCCTGGTTTTCTGGCTTGTGTCTGGGAAGGGGTTAGACTGTAGCAGAGCTAGTGGTCCTTTGtttctcagttggtagagcgtgacGCTTGTAACGtcagggtagtgggttcgattcccttgaccacccatatgtaaaatgtatgcatgactaagtcgctttggataaaatcgTCTGctaacaaactatctgttgataagcaactgttTGCTAAGTTGAGGGTTGTTGTTAGTGGATAGTTAGTTGACATTTTGATGACAGTTATTGAACATCTTATGTTCATTAATTAAtattaatataatgtatataataataatattataactAAATTAATTATTAAGTTGCTGCGTTCCGTGGTTGCCATGGC
Coding sequences within it:
- the LOC120031983 gene encoding S-phase kinase-associated protein 1 encodes the protein MPTIKLQSSDGEIFEVDVEIAKQSVTIKTMLEDLGMDDEGDDDPVPLPNVNAAILKKVIQWCTHHKDDPPPPEDDENKEKRTDDIPVWDQEFLKVDQGTLFELILAANYLDIKGLLDVTCKTVANMIKGKTPEEIRKTFNIKNDFTEEEEAQVRKENQWCEEK